CGGCCGTGACGCCGAGGGGGCAGCGGACGCGCGAGCACAGAACGTCGCACGCGTGAGTGAGGGCGATGGCGCTACATCGACGCACCTGCGGCGCATCGCGTGTGTTCTTGGCGCCCCTCCCACCGCACGCACCCTAGCGGGCGGCGATCGGCACGAGTTCGAGGTCTGGCAGCGCTGGGCGGCCCGCCCCGATGTCGAGATGCATGTGATCGCCTGTTGGACCGGTGCGCAGCTCGCCGAGAACCTCGGTTACCACCTTCCGCTCATGCTGACCGAATCGCGCGCCTCGGGCATCGGCGCTCTGCGGCTGGGTTACATCGCCCGCTGCTTGCGCGCGCTGCGCCGCCTGCCCGAGGTCGGACACCTCGACGCTGTTTACGCAGGATCGCCATTCTTCTACGACGTGCTGCCCGCGGTCGCGGCGAAGATCCAGGGGCGGACAAAGCGCATTATCGTGCCGTTCTATCACGTGACGCCACCGCCGACCAATCGTACGGGCAATCCGCTGGCGAACCTGCTCGCGTGGATCGAACAGCGCGTCATGCTGCGACTCATCGCACGCTACGCCGACGTGGTGCTGGTCGCATATGCGGGCGCTCGCGACGACCTGATCCGCAACGGCATCGCGCCCACGGCGATCGTCACGACCGGTATGGGAGCGCGCGCTGGACTCGCAGCGAAGGCGCCGCCGCAGTTCGATGCGATCTGCATCGGCAGGTTGACGCCGGCCAAGGGGATCATCGATCTGCTCGATGCGTGGGCGATCCTTCGGCGCGCGGTTCCGGCGGCACGGCTCGCGCTCGTCGGCGGTGAGATGCCGGGCTTCGACGTCGCCCGCGAGATTCAACGGCATTCCCTCGCACCTGCGGTGCAGATATTCATCGGCCCCTCCGATGACGAGGTGCGAGAGCTCATGAGCGCGTCGCGGACTTTCATCACCGCGAGCAAAGAGGAGGGGTACGGGCTCGCGGTCGGCGAGGCGCTTGCGGCCGGTCTGCCGTGCATCACATTCGACGTGCCCGCGTTCGCCGCAGTATTTCCGCTCGGACGCCATACGGCACGCGGCACCAGCGCGGAAGCGCTCGCGCAGGCCATCCGTGAGGTGCTCACCGATGAGGCGTTGTACCGCCGGCTCCACGACGAGGCGTGCTCGTGGCGCTATTCCTCATGGGACGAAGTAGCCGACGAGCTGTGGTGCGAATGCGTGGAGGCGTGAGCAAGCCCGCAGACGAGTTCTACGCGAAGACCGAAACCGACTATCCTGTTCTCG
The DNA window shown above is from Candidatus Eremiobacteraceae bacterium and carries:
- a CDS encoding glycosyltransferase family 4 protein; the encoded protein is MSEGDGATSTHLRRIACVLGAPPTARTLAGGDRHEFEVWQRWAARPDVEMHVIACWTGAQLAENLGYHLPLMLTESRASGIGALRLGYIARCLRALRRLPEVGHLDAVYAGSPFFYDVLPAVAAKIQGRTKRIIVPFYHVTPPPTNRTGNPLANLLAWIEQRVMLRLIARYADVVLVAYAGARDDLIRNGIAPTAIVTTGMGARAGLAAKAPPQFDAICIGRLTPAKGIIDLLDAWAILRRAVPAARLALVGGEMPGFDVAREIQRHSLAPAVQIFIGPSDDEVRELMSASRTFITASKEEGYGLAVGEALAAGLPCITFDVPAFAAVFPLGRHTARGTSAEALAQAIREVLTDEALYRRLHDEACSWRYSSWDEVADELWCECVEA